The Clostridiales bacterium FE2011 sequence GAACAGGTGACCGGTGAGAACGCTGAAGCTGCCGAGCCGGAAGCCGCTGAACCGGCTGCCGAAAAGGCAGAAGAGGAAGAAGACGCAGCAGCTGCTGAAGAACAGGTGACCGGTGAGAACGCTGAAGCTGCCGAGCCGGAAGCCGCTGAACCGGCTGCCGAAAAGGCAGAAAAGGAAAAGCCGGAAGCTGCTGAACCGGAAACAGTTGAACCGGCGGCTGACGCCGAAGCTGAATCCGAAGAAACACCGGCTGCCGAAGCTGAAACGGCTGCCGAAGGACAGCCGGCTGTGGAAGGACTGCTGAACTGGGACGACATTGACTGGTTGGATGAAACCCTGAACAGTGACGACATTCCGCAGGACTTCATGGACGGGGATATGTATAATTTCACGTCTGAACCCTATTACAGCATCGAAAGCTGGTTTGGCTGGAACGGCGAACTCTATGGCATCGCGATGGGAAATAACTGGGATAATGAAACCGGAGAGAGACAAATCGAAGGGATCAAGCTTCAGCATGTCCGGTTTGAAAACGGTGAAGCCATCAAGGAAGACACAGAGTTCCCGGAGTGGGATCATGAAAAACTGGTGTCGGAAGCAGGTGGCAGCGATTATCTTTACTTCAATAAGATTGACGTTGCCGGAGATCTGCTGATCACACAGATCTGGGGAATGGACGGTGACAAAATCATCGTGGTTGACCTGAAGACCGGCAGCTGTTCCGCTCTGGATGGAGGGGACTATGTCAACGCAGTTACGGCCGGACCGGAAGGTTCTGTGATCGTGGCCAATTATGACTGGAGCACTGAAAAGACAACGCTCATCAAGAAGAGCATGGCCGATGAAAGCGAAGAAACCATTGCAGAGTTTGATAATGGCACCCAGAACATAAGCCTCTGCTATGAGCAGGATACAGATACACTGTACATGGTGATGAACGGTGAACTGTGGAAAGCTTCGCTGGCGGACGCTGCCAATGCGGTGGCGGTCAATGACTGCCCGCTGACAGACTGTTCAATCGTACCGATGGGGGATGGCTTTGTTCTGCTCTGGAACAGAAACAACATCCTGCTCCGGAACACAGATCCGGCGGTTCGCGGCACGCTTGCGCTGCACGTTGAGGACAATACCGGCTATAACGAGACCATGGCTGAAACGGTGTTTACCCTGAGCGAAAAGCGGGGCGACCTTTCCGTGATTGTCCGCCAGCAGTTCGAGTGGCGCGGCGCTTCCACTGCCTTGCAGGATATGATGAACAAGGACAGCGGAACGGATATCTATGTGCTGCCGTATGATGGAACTGTTTTCAACGCGCTTAAAAACCGCGGATACCTGGCGGACATGAGCGATAACGCGGAGATTGCCAACTACGTAAGCCGGATGTATCCCTATATCCAGGACGCTTTGAAGGTGGACGGAAAGATCATCGCCGTTCCGATCGCACTGAACGGAAACACATTCGGCATCAATTACAAAGCATGGAAGCAGATTGGCGGCACCGAAGAAGAACTGCCGAAGACCTGGGATCAGTTCCTTGACTGGTTTGAAAAGCTGCCGGAGCGGCTTGAAGGAACGGAGATCTCCCTGACCGACGATCCCTATGCGGCGGATTCCCTGTCTGGCAATTTTATGCAGGATGTAATGCAACAGTACCAGATGCTGAAGGAAAGCAAGGGAGAAGAACTTGTTTTCAATACGCCTGAGATGAGAAAGCTGATTGAGCGTATATACAATATGGATCTCAAATCACTGGGCCTGAAGTCCTGGCGGGAAGAGGATAACGGCAGCGGCTATATGTATAACGACACTTCCCTCATCACCACGTATACGACAGCTCCGATGGGAGATCAATACTCGGGCGGCGGAACTCCCATGGTCCTGAGCTTTGCCGAGGGGGAAGAGCCGATCCTGCCGGTGCAGATGTACGTCGCGTGCGTAAACCCGTTCTCCGAGCATGCCAAGGAGGCCAAGGAATTCCTGGCGCTGGCAATGGAAAACCTGGAAATTATGGCACAGTATACCTTCTTTGC is a genomic window containing:
- a CDS encoding carbohydrate ABC transporter substrate-binding protein, whose protein sequence is MKHQIGKKLILWLAALTLLVTSCATAFASPGDRTLKHTSSISYDYSESFQSVYRSGDGFCIISSDDSGIFLLKYADMQSEPEKTYIEEYHHGPWDGEEEDAAAAEEQVTGENAEAAEPEAAEPAAEKAEEEEDAAAAEEQVTGENAEAAEPEAAEPAAEKAEKEKPEAAEPETVEPAADAEAESEETPAAEAETAAEGQPAVEGLLNWDDIDWLDETLNSDDIPQDFMDGDMYNFTSEPYYSIESWFGWNGELYGIAMGNNWDNETGERQIEGIKLQHVRFENGEAIKEDTEFPEWDHEKLVSEAGGSDYLYFNKIDVAGDLLITQIWGMDGDKIIVVDLKTGSCSALDGGDYVNAVTAGPEGSVIVANYDWSTEKTTLIKKSMADESEETIAEFDNGTQNISLCYEQDTDTLYMVMNGELWKASLADAANAVAVNDCPLTDCSIVPMGDGFVLLWNRNNILLRNTDPAVRGTLALHVEDNTGYNETMAETVFTLSEKRGDLSVIVRQQFEWRGASTALQDMMNKDSGTDIYVLPYDGTVFNALKNRGYLADMSDNAEIANYVSRMYPYIQDALKVDGKIIAVPIALNGNTFGINYKAWKQIGGTEEELPKTWDQFLDWFEKLPERLEGTEISLTDDPYAADSLSGNFMQDVMQQYQMLKESKGEELVFNTPEMRKLIERIYNMDLKSLGLKSWREEDNGSGYMYNDTSLITTYTTAPMGDQYSGGGTPMVLSFAEGEEPILPVQMYVACVNPFSEHAKEAKEFLALAMENLEIMAQYTFFADKTEPIRYSYYEEQKKNYEKWLDQAKKDYEKADEGEEKTYAEENVKMWEEQLEQLEDYSWQVNPEKIECYQKILPACRVLDHDFMQEIQSTVSEQDEQLMKEYTGDNMDIEKILSFYDQKIQMIRMEGK